One window of the Pyrus communis chromosome 17, drPyrComm1.1, whole genome shotgun sequence genome contains the following:
- the LOC137723443 gene encoding protein SODIUM POTASSIUM ROOT DEFECTIVE 1-like, which produces MKMKGIDIFCASQASTTICMSMENQASSSSSSVIQLGGRALDRHNPIIQDARRSTSSRTLPIAPCSSQSPINPKAYHQLPKSKKKNSSSSPRPSTDHKNKKKSSAKENDQKRKSSNLLQGKLDENVKKFSSVLSESVVVRKSSANPTDLITPPGSTRYLLSDTVIFDGLSDYDPVSALVPVGQKKSQNAVKILEENESTTSPISSSSSLTKDSQPPPLPPPPSNQVVVLMVSLHCKGCVGKLRKHLSRMEGVTSFNIDFAAKKVTVTGDVTPLSVLASVSKVKNAQFWPTVSSASPASPPCPTKLEAKKEFNR; this is translated from the exons ATGAAGATGAAAGGCATAGACATCTTCTGTGCATCCCAAGCTTCAACAACCATATGCATGAGCATGGAGAATCAAgcatcctcctcttcctcctccgtcATTCAACTCGGTGGCCGAGCCCTCGACCGCCACAACCCCATCATCCAAGATGCAAGAAGAAGCACAAGCTCCAGAACCCTTCCCATTGCTCCATGCTCCTCCCAATCTCCCATCAACCCCAAAGCCTACCACCAACTCCCAAAGAGCAAGAAAAAAAACTCCTCCTCATCACCAAGACCAAGCACTGAtcataaaaacaagaaaaagagcTCCGCAAAAGAAAACGACCAGAAGAGGAAGAGTAGTAACCTTTTACAAGGAAAGTTGGATGAAAATGTGAAGAAGTTTTCTTCTGTTCTAAGTGAGAGTGTTGTTGTGAGGAAGAGCTCTGCAAACCCTACAGATCTCATTACTCCTCCTGGCTCCACCAGATACCTTTTGAGTGATACTGTGATCTTTGATGGGTTATCCGATTACGATCCGGTTTCGGCATTGGTTCCAGTTGGGCAGAAAAAGAGCCAAAATGCAGTAAAAATACTCGAAGAAAATGAATCTACTACTTCTCCAATTAGCTCTTCCTCATCTCTGACAAAAGACTCACAACCACCGCCGCTGCCGCCGCCCCCTTCCAACCAG GTTGTTGTATTGATGGTGTCTCTCCACTGCAAAGGGTGTGTAGGAAAACTGAGAAAACATCTATCCAGAATGGAAG GGGTGACATCATTCAACATAGACTTTGCAGCAAAGAAGGTGACAGTCACTGGAGATGTAACCCCATTGAGTGTCCTTGCTAGTGTCTCAAAGGTGAAGAACGCTCAGTTTTGGCCTACTGTGTCATCAGCATCACCTGCCTCTCCACCTTGTCCTACCAAACTAGAGGCCAAGAAAGAATTTAACAGGTAa